Part of the Chloroflexota bacterium genome is shown below.
GGATGGTGCATCAATGCTAAAGCTCGACGAGAAGGGGCTGATTCCAGCCATAATTCAGGACGCCGATTCCGGCGAGGTGCTGATGCTCGGTTACATGAACGAGGAATCTTTACGTAAGACTTTCGAGACACGCCAGGTGTGGTTCTACAGCCGCAGCCGGCAAGAGCTGTGGCACAAAGGGGCCACTTCGGGCAACTATCTCAACCTGGAGGAGGTGTGGAAAGATTGCGATGAAGACACCCTGCTGGTCAAGGCAAGACCCGTTGGCCCCGTATGTCACACTGGGAACAGGACCTGCTTTTTCCAGGAGCTAAAGGCTTAGCCTGCGGGCGGGACGGCCTCCTCAGGTGGTGAGACGCTCTCCTCAGGCTTGTCGGCCTCAATAACCCCTTTCAAGGCCGCAATGGCGGTTTCCAGTTGTCTATCGTCTGGCTCTCGGGTAACCATCGCCTGTAGTGCCAGGCCTGGGGCCAGCAGCACTCGTACTGCGCGATTATCGGCATGCCTGGCGCCAAAGTGGGTAATTTCGTAACCAATAGCGGCAATAACTGGAATGAGCACAATACGGGACACCAGGCGCAGCCACATTGGCTGGTGTCCCAGGAGAGCGAAAACGATGATAGCGAGGATCAACACGGTGAACACGAAGGCAGTCCCGCAACGATAGTGGGCCGTAGAGTATCCTCTGGCCGCTACCACCTCCATAGTGGCCTCATGTTCATAGGCATTGACCACCTTATGCTCCGCGCCGTGGTAGGCAAAGACTCTCCTGACATCGGGTATCAGATTCATGGCGCCAAGGTAAAGCACGAAAATACCGATACGGATGACGCCCTCTACCACGTTGCTCAGTAAGGCCGAATGGAGATAGGGGTCGGCCGCATGAGCCAGAGCCACCGGAACCAGAAAGAAGAGGGCAACTCCAAAGCTGAAAGAGACCAGCAACAGTCCCCAGGACTTGATGCCTGTAATCTCCACCTTCTCTTCTTCCAGGGATATGTTGGCGGACTCGAACAGGGCCCGGATGCCTATTACCAAGGTCTTGACCAGTATGACTATTCCTCGGATCAAAGGGATTTTCCTAATCCCTGAGGAAAAAGTGCCTGGCAGGGGCTTGGTGACAAGTTTCAACTCACCATTGGGGCGGCGCACGGCCATGGCCATGTTCCTTTGCCCCAGGATCATCACCCCTTCAATGACCGCTTGTCCCCCGTAGTGGAATTCCTTTGACAACCTTCCCCCTGATAATAAGAAGAGCGGAATCTTTTTCCGCTCTCCGACTATCTGTTCTCCCTCTAGGATTTTCTTAGAATAAGCCTGTCACAGCAATAGCTGGGACTACTTCTTCTCGTACCGCCTTCTGAACCGCTCTACTCTTCCTGCCGTATCCACTATCCGCTGCTCGCCAGAGAAGAAGGGGTGGCATTTGCTACATACCTCTACCCTGATCTCCTTCTTGGTGGCACCAGTAATGAAGGAATTGCCGCAGGCGCAGTTTATTTTGGCATTCGAATAATACTTGGGATGAATCTTGTCCTTCACTATCTCAACCCTTAATTACCCGTGTAGACGCTCACCTTTCTCTTGTTCCTGCCTGCTGGCTCGAACTTGACCACACCATCAATCAGAGCAAAGAGGGTGTAGTCCTTGCCCAGACCGACGTTGTTGCCAGGATGAATGCGGGTGCCCCTTTGACGAATCAATATAGCCCCAGCACGCACCTTCTGCCCAGCGTAGCGTTTCACGCCCAGTCGCTTCGACTGGCTGTCTCGACCGGCGCGTACACTGCCACCACCTTTCTTATGTGCCACTCAGCTTTGCCTCCAGTTCAGGATGCCTCTCCCGAAGTTATCTCCTTGATTGTCAGCTTGGTATATTGCTGGCGGTGCCCCGTCTTCCGACGATACCTCACCTTCGGCTTATACTTGAATACGATTACTTTCTTGTCCCTTCCCTCCCCTACAGCCTCAGCCACTACCTTTGCCCCTTCGATCAGTGGTGTGCCGACTTGTACTTTGTCACCATCTGCAATGAGCAAGACTCTGTCCAGTTCGACCCGGCCACCCTCATCCACCTGAAGGTGCTCCACCTTGATCACCTGCCCTGGCGATACCTTATATTGCTTGCCACCGGTCTCAATAAGCGCGTATACCATTCTCTTCCTATTTCTGTGTGTAGATTGTACTATTCCTTCAGCTTCCCTGTCAAGCCGCAGGCGAGACTCCACAAACCGGCGATTGGAATTGGGGCGTTAGCTATGGTGGCCAGGCATAGAAGACTCCACTGGATGTCCCCACGCTTGTTGGGGAGTCATTCTTTGCAATGCTCTGAGCAAGACAAGGATGCCGGGAATCTCAGAGAACACAGAACACCACCCCATTGAATGGCGAAACTCTACACGGTCAAGACACGGCCTGATTGCCGGGTTGGCCGATATGCCCTTGCAGAGGCCCGCCAGGATCAGGGCTTCTGACAGCCCGGACAGAAGTAGGTGCCCCGACCGCGGACGGTGATGCGATCGATAGGGGTATGGCAGACGTAGCATCGATCTCCCCGCCGATGAGCCACCTTGAAGAAAAAATGAGCCAGCCCTCGCTGGCCGTCGGGTTGCTGATAAGTGTTTACACTGGCACCGCCATGCCCGATGGCAGCCGTTAGCACCTGCTGGATGGCCTGGTGCAGACGCTTTGCTTCCTCTGCCGATAGGTCTTTGGCTCTCCTCAACGGGCTGATTCCAGCGGCGAAAAGGGCTTCGTCAGCATACATGTTGCCGATACCAGCTATGATGTTTTGATCGAAGAGCAACGCCTTTATTGGCATAGCGTGTCGCTGCAGGAGCTTCCCCAGTGCTTCTGGGGTGAAGTCGTCGCTCAGGGGCTCCACGCCAAGCTTACCTAGCACCGTCATTTCATCTCTTACCAACCATATGGCTCCGAACTTGCGCTGATCGCAGAAACGGAGATCGGCGCCATTGTCCAGGTGAAGCATGGCTCTGGTGTGGGGCTCAACAGAAGCGGAGGACGGCTGCAAGAGCAAGACGCCTGTCATCTTGAGGTGCAGAATCAACTTTTCCCCTTCTGACAGGTGGAAGAGAAGATACTTGCCCCTGCGGGATACGTCCTTTATCGTCTGCCCAGCAAGCCGCTGGCGGAACTCTTCCGGTGAAGGCGCTCGAACGAGCCTGGGCCAGAGCAAAGTAACATCAGTGAAGCGGCGACCGGCTACCTGAGGGAGCAGACAGTTCTTTATCGTCTCTACTTCTGGCAACTCGGGCATATTACTTTGGATTAGTGGCTATTTAGTCTCAGATCCGCAAAGGTCTCGTTCACAAAGACCGATATGGGAGTTCAAGAACTCACCACCGAGAAGATACACGCGCCACACGTCATTGCGAGCGAAGCGAAGCAATCCAGGGGTGGGGAACAAGGATATCGCCAAGCCGATCCCTCATAACTCATCTGCCAAATCTCGCCACTCCCTGTTCATCTGCGTGATCAACTGAACTTTCTTTCGTCTTGAACCACCTTTGATTTGCTTCTCTCTTAAGATAGCACTTTCAATGCTATCGGCTACTTCATAGTACACGAGCTTGGTGACATTGTATCTCCTGGTGAATCCTTCAACTGCTTTGTACTTGTGCTCATGAACCCCCCTTTTCAGATCGTTGGTGACACCTGTGTAAAATACCGTGTCACCCTTGTTTGTCATTATGTAGATGTAATAGTGTTCACCCATCTATAGTATTCATCAGTGATCCTGGGCAGTACAATCGTTCACCCCACCCTGAGATTGCTTCGTCATCCTTCCTCAAGGGAAGGATTCCTCGCAACGACGTGCCAACATAACTGCAAGCCTTCAGATGTGGCTGATGGGCTATCTTGTAACACAGGTCGACGATTTGCCATCACACCGGTTTTTCTTCCTAGGCCAGCCCCAGCCGTTCGAAGATGTCGTCTACATGTTTCAGGTAGTGCTGATAGTCAAACAGCGATTCCAGCTCAGCCGCTGGCAGAGATGAAATGACATCGCCATCAGCCTTGAGAAGCTGCAAGAAATCGGTCCGCTCCTTCCAGGCTTTCATGGCATTGCGCTGTACCAGTTCATAGGCTTTCTGGCGGCTCAAACCCTTATCTATCAAGGCCAGGAGCACGCGCTGGGAGAAGACCAGCCCTTTGGTCAATTCCACGTTCTCCCGCATCCGCTGCGGATAGACCCGCAGCCCCTTCATAACCCTGGTGAATATACTCAGGATGTAGTCCAGCACCAGACAGGAGTCAGGCAGGGTAATCCGCTCATTGGAGGAATGGCTGATATCCCTCTCGTGCCACAGGGCAACATTCTCCATGGCAGTAAGGGCATGCCCCCGCACCAGCCGGGCCAGCCCGCAAACGCGCTCGCAAAGCTCTGGGTTGCGCTTATGGGGCATGGCGGAGCTGCCGGTCTGTCCTTCTTCGAAAGGCTCCTCAGCCTCCAGGGTTTCAGTTCTCTGTAGTCCCCTGATTTCGGTGGCGAATTTCTCCAGGGAACTGGCGATAATGGCCAGGGTGGTCACAAATTGGGCATGGCGGTCACGCTGCAAGATTTGGTTGGACACCGGTGCCGGAGACAGGCCCAGTCTAGCGCAGGCCTTCTCCTCTACTTCGGGGGGCACGGTGGCGTAGGTGCCCACTGCCCCCGATATCTTGCCCACCCCGATAACCTTCTTTGCCTCGGACAGCCGCTGGGCATTCCTCTTCATTTCTTCAACCCAAAGGGCCATCTTCAGTCCGAAAGTTATAGGCTCGGCGTGGACACCGTGGGTGCGCCCCATCATGATGGTATGCTTGTGTTCAATCGCCTTCTCTTTCAGTACCGCAACGAGATCGGCGACGTCCTGCTCCAGGATATTAGTCGCTTCCAGCATTTGCAGGCTAAGAGCGGTGTCCATCACATCAGAGGAAGTCAGGCCCAGGTGAATGAAACGGCTTTCCTCACCCAGGCTCTCCGCCACTGATCCCAAAAAGGCGGTGACGTCATGGTGGGTCGTCTTCAGGATTTGCTCAAAGCGCTTCTGGTCAAAACGAGCTTTCTTGATCTTCCTCAGTTCCTCCTGGGGAATAACCCCCAGTTCTGCCCAGGCCTCACAGACAGCCACCTCTACCTGGAGCCATTTGGCGAACTTGTTCTCGTCCGACCAGACTTTCTTCATCGCCGGTCTGGAATAGCGCTCAATCATTTCTCACCCCCATCCTAGCCGTCATCCTAGAACCTCAGAAACCATGCCAGGAATCAGAACCTGGCAGCTAATCTTCCTCCGTCAGACCGCCTTGAAACAATTGCTACTCTATATATGGGTGCCGGAAGGAAAGAGTGCCTTCTGGCGTCGAAACTTGTTCCTGTGATCAACCCATCGCCAGCTTTTTACGATACTCTTCATAGGCCTTCTCAATGCTGTCATACTTCAGCCCTAGGATTTCAGCCGCCAGAAGAGCAGCGTTTTTAGCTCCATCGATGCCAACGCTGGCTACAGGCACTCCTGATGGCATCTGAGCTATGGAGAGGAGAGCGTCAATGCCCTTCAGGTCGCTGGTGGGCAGAGGAACGCCGATGATAGGCAAGATTGTCCAGCTTGCCAGGACTCCCGGCAGGTGAGCCGCTGCTCCGGCACCAGCGATGATGACCTCGATGCCACGCTCTCGGGCACTTAACGCGTACTCGCGCACCTTCTGCGGACTGCGGTGGGCTGACATGACTGAGACCTCATGGGCAATGCCTAGCTCTTTGAGCATGTCCAGCGCTGGCTGCATCAGCGCCTCATCTGACTTGCTACCCATTACCACCCCCACCAGGGGGATTGCTTGCTTTGAATCTGCCATCTACTATAACCTCCTTTATCTATTTTGTTGGATTGTCTGCTCGGCAGATCAAATAGAGGCCAGATCAATCCTAGTGCTTTGTAACGTGAGACCATTCGCTACGCTTAGGGTGACAGTATCTATAAGTGTCATTCTGATCCGCCCGCCTGAGGCGGGAGAAGAATCTCGGTCCTTAAGCGGGAATAGCCTCCTCCTCAGGCTAAGGTAGGACTCTTCGCCACAGAGCAAGCAGCAAGAAGTCCGCCACAGACGCTGGCTGCCCTCGATGGCATCGAAGTATAGCCTCGGAAACCGAGCGAAAAGCCTGGTGAAGGATCGTGCCGCCTTCAACTCAGGCATCAGTTCCCTGGCTACGGCATCCTGATAACCTTTCAAGTTAATAGTACCATCTTTTAGGCACTGAGTGATAATGGTGGCAGCAATTTGCAGATAACTCTAACTCCACATACTATCTGCCCTGTTACCGGCCCGATGTCGAGGCCAAGCAGGTCGGCGGTCTTAGCGGTGATCCCTCCGGCATAGAGCTTATATCTGGGCAGCTTCTCTTTCTCCAGGATGAGAACCTCTATCCCCCTCCTGGCCAGCTCATACCCACCGTGGCTCCGGCAGGGCCAGCGCCCACAGTAATCGCATCGCAAGAATGCTTCAGTGGGCCGCTCATTTACCAGAGGCCGCCCTCCTGAGACGATCCATGATTGCCACCCCTATTCCCTTTTCCTCGACCTCCTCAACTATAATCTCGTCCACCCCTGCTTCGTCCAACTCTCGCAGCGAGGCAAACATCTGCCTGGCATATTCTCTGAGGTCCTGAGACATGGCTGCCACCACAACCCCCTGCTTGCCCCGATACAAGTCAGGGCGGAGGGTCATCACCCCGACCTTCCTCCCTGCCGCAGCCCGTTGCTCTAGCAGCCGAGCCACTTCTGGTTGGCTCTTGCCAGCCACCAGCGTGACCTTTGCCTTGGGGCTATAGTGCCGGTGTCTGGTGCCGGGAGACCGTTTTAGAAGCTCCGCATGCCCACCAAGAGCCACCTTGCCGAGGATGCTCTCCAAATCCTCCACCGTGACAGCTCCAGGCCTCAATATGGTGGGGGGTTGAGTGGAAATGTCCAGCACCGTAGATTCGACACCTATCTCCACCGGCCCGGCGTCAAGCACCAGATCGATCCTGCCTGCCAGGTCTTGGAAAACGTGCCTGCCGGTGGTGCCGCTGGGTCGCTGTGATAGATTGGCGCTGGGGGCAGCAATGGGAACACCGGAGGCTCTTATCAACGCCAGAGCGACATTGCTCCCGGGCATTCTGACGGCTACTGTATGCTGGCCAGCCGTGACCGTATCGGGAACCCTGGCTGATTTCTTCAGGACTAGCGTCAGGGGGCCGGGCCAGAACCTTTCCGCCAGGGCAACTGCCTCCGCACTAACGCTGTCGGCCAGAACCTTCAGTTGTCCCGACTCAGCAATGTGGACTATTATCGGGTTATCCAGTGGTCTCCCCTTGGCAACGAAGATTTTTTTCACCGCCCGGGAATTCAGGGCATCCGCTCCCAGACCGTAGACCGTCTCTGTGGGGAAGGCCACCAACCCACCCGCTCTGATTATCTCAGCCGCTCTGGAGATAACCTCCCTTTGGGGATTCAGCGGATCGACCTCTATCACCAACGTCTCTGGGCTCATCGCACGCTCTCCAGCGGGGCATGAGCCACAACGCCAAGGTCAAGGCCATCTACCTCCCTGTATCTGAGCCTGGCGCTGCCAGCAGCCGCCACCATGGCAGCGTTATCGCCACACAGATCAGGACTGGTGAAAAAGACCTGGTAGCCTTCGCGAGGGCATGTCTCAGCGAAGACCTCCCTCAGGCGTCTATTCATGGCTACCCCTCCGGTGACGCCGATGGCCGACACATCCTTCTGCGAGGCAGCCTGCAAAGTCTTGGAGACCAGATGGTCTACCACCGCTTCCTGGAAGCTAGCAGCAATATCGGCGAGAGGCAGCTTTGCTCTGTCCCTGCCCTTAAACATGTTGACCACCGCTGTCTTCAGCCCGCTGAAACTGAAGTCCACCGCCTTGCTCCCCCGCAAGGGCCTGGGGAAATTGAAGGCTGCTCTGTCGCCTTGCGCCGACAGCCTGTCGATCACCGGGCCTCCAGGGAAACCAAGACCGAGAAACTTGGCCACCTTGTCGAAGGCTTCGCCGGCGGCATCGTCCAGCGTATTCCCCATCACCTCATACCGGCACAACCCCTTGACATAAACGAGCATACTGTGTCCGCCCGAAACGGTCAAACAAACATGGGGCAGGGGTAGCTCTGGATGGCTGAGAATGTTGGCGAAGATGTGCCCCTCGATATGGTGTATGCCGACTAAAGGTATTCTGGCCGTGTAGGCCAGGGATTTGGCAGCAGCCACACCCACCAGAAGAGAGCCCACCAGACCATACTTTGAAGTGACGGCTACGGCTTCTACGTCGGCCAGGCTCTTGCCAGCCGAGTCGATAGCCTCCTTGATAACATAGCCAATGGCCTCTACATGTTTACGGGCCGCTATTTCAGG
Proteins encoded:
- the hisI gene encoding phosphoribosyl-AMP cyclohydrolase; the protein is MLKLDEKGLIPAIIQDADSGEVLMLGYMNEESLRKTFETRQVWFYSRSRQELWHKGATSGNYLNLEEVWKDCDEDTLLVKARPVGPVCHTGNRTCFFQELKA
- a CDS encoding DUF1385 domain-containing protein, whose product is MSKEFHYGGQAVIEGVMILGQRNMAMAVRRPNGELKLVTKPLPGTFSSGIRKIPLIRGIVILVKTLVIGIRALFESANISLEEEKVEITGIKSWGLLLVSFSFGVALFFLVPVALAHAADPYLHSALLSNVVEGVIRIGIFVLYLGAMNLIPDVRRVFAYHGAEHKVVNAYEHEATMEVVAARGYSTAHYRCGTAFVFTVLILAIIVFALLGHQPMWLRLVSRIVLIPVIAAIGYEITHFGARHADNRAVRVLLAPGLALQAMVTREPDDRQLETAIAALKGVIEADKPEESVSPPEEAVPPAG
- the rpmE gene encoding 50S ribosomal protein L31 gives rise to the protein MKDKIHPKYYSNAKINCACGNSFITGATKKEIRVEVCSKCHPFFSGEQRIVDTAGRVERFRRRYEKK
- a CDS encoding 50S ribosomal protein L27, whose protein sequence is MAHKKGGGSVRAGRDSQSKRLGVKRYAGQKVRAGAILIRQRGTRIHPGNNVGLGKDYTLFALIDGVVKFEPAGRNKRKVSVYTGN
- the rplU gene encoding 50S ribosomal protein L21, giving the protein MVYALIETGGKQYKVSPGQVIKVEHLQVDEGGRVELDRVLLIADGDKVQVGTPLIEGAKVVAEAVGEGRDKKVIVFKYKPKVRYRRKTGHRQQYTKLTIKEITSGEAS
- the mutM gene encoding bifunctional DNA-formamidopyrimidine glycosylase/DNA-(apurinic or apyrimidinic site) lyase, whose amino-acid sequence is MPELPEVETIKNCLLPQVAGRRFTDVTLLWPRLVRAPSPEEFRQRLAGQTIKDVSRRGKYLLFHLSEGEKLILHLKMTGVLLLQPSSASVEPHTRAMLHLDNGADLRFCDQRKFGAIWLVRDEMTVLGKLGVEPLSDDFTPEALGKLLQRHAMPIKALLFDQNIIAGIGNMYADEALFAAGISPLRRAKDLSAEEAKRLHQAIQQVLTAAIGHGGASVNTYQQPDGQRGLAHFFFKVAHRRGDRCYVCHTPIDRITVRGRGTYFCPGCQKP
- a CDS encoding GIY-YIG nuclease family protein, with the protein product MTNKGDTVFYTGVTNDLKRGVHEHKYKAVEGFTRRYNVTKLVYYEVADSIESAILREKQIKGGSRRKKVQLITQMNREWRDLADEL
- a CDS encoding adenylosuccinate lyase, whose product is MIERYSRPAMKKVWSDENKFAKWLQVEVAVCEAWAELGVIPQEELRKIKKARFDQKRFEQILKTTHHDVTAFLGSVAESLGEESRFIHLGLTSSDVMDTALSLQMLEATNILEQDVADLVAVLKEKAIEHKHTIMMGRTHGVHAEPITFGLKMALWVEEMKRNAQRLSEAKKVIGVGKISGAVGTYATVPPEVEEKACARLGLSPAPVSNQILQRDRHAQFVTTLAIIASSLEKFATEIRGLQRTETLEAEEPFEEGQTGSSAMPHKRNPELCERVCGLARLVRGHALTAMENVALWHERDISHSSNERITLPDSCLVLDYILSIFTRVMKGLRVYPQRMRENVELTKGLVFSQRVLLALIDKGLSRQKAYELVQRNAMKAWKERTDFLQLLKADGDVISSLPAAELESLFDYQHYLKHVDDIFERLGLA
- the purE gene encoding 5-(carboxyamino)imidazole ribonucleotide mutase translates to MPLVGVVMGSKSDEALMQPALDMLKELGIAHEVSVMSAHRSPQKVREYALSARERGIEVIIAGAGAAAHLPGVLASWTILPIIGVPLPTSDLKGIDALLSIAQMPSGVPVASVGIDGAKNAALLAAEILGLKYDSIEKAYEEYRKKLAMG
- a CDS encoding threonylcarbamoyl-AMP synthase yields the protein MSPETLVIEVDPLNPQREVISRAAEIIRAGGLVAFPTETVYGLGADALNSRAVKKIFVAKGRPLDNPIIVHIAESGQLKVLADSVSAEAVALAERFWPGPLTLVLKKSARVPDTVTAGQHTVAVRMPGSNVALALIRASGVPIAAPSANLSQRPSGTTGRHVFQDLAGRIDLVLDAGPVEIGVESTVLDISTQPPTILRPGAVTVEDLESILGKVALGGHAELLKRSPGTRHRHYSPKAKVTLVAGKSQPEVARLLEQRAAAGRKVGVMTLRPDLYRGKQGVVVAAMSQDLREYARQMFASLRELDEAGVDEIIVEEVEEKGIGVAIMDRLRRAASGK
- the tsaD gene encoding tRNA (adenosine(37)-N6)-threonylcarbamoyltransferase complex transferase subunit TsaD translates to MILGIETSCDETAAALVADGTILSNVVASQMDLHAKFGGIVPEIAARKHVEAIGYVIKEAIDSAGKSLADVEAVAVTSKYGLVGSLLVGVAAAKSLAYTARIPLVGIHHIEGHIFANILSHPELPLPHVCLTVSGGHSMLVYVKGLCRYEVMGNTLDDAAGEAFDKVAKFLGLGFPGGPVIDRLSAQGDRAAFNFPRPLRGSKAVDFSFSGLKTAVVNMFKGRDRAKLPLADIAASFQEAVVDHLVSKTLQAASQKDVSAIGVTGGVAMNRRLREVFAETCPREGYQVFFTSPDLCGDNAAMVAAAGSARLRYREVDGLDLGVVAHAPLESVR